The genomic region AGGACTACCCTCTATTACCACTAGCCCTTTTGGCCAAAGAACTGGAGTCCTTAATTACATATAATTACATAAATGTCATATATACCATAATGCGTAATGACCAAAACATAGTTGACTACCATTCATAAAATTAATGCAACGCTACTGATACTTAATGAAATTATCGAACGAGGTTTCACAGAGCTAAATAGTGTTCTTGCGCAATTTAGGGAGTGAGAAAGAGTATGTCTAATGCGTTTGTGTGTGGGGCGGCCGCAATTGCTACGTCAATTATTTTGACAACTAGCCATTCTAGCATTGAATATAATAAATTTAATTGTGTTCATAAGTTTGTAAAAGATGGTATAATAAAAAAAACATCTGCATCACGATCGGTGCAACTTCCTTATGAAGTTCAAACATGGAGAGAACTTCGCTGTGCAAAGATAAAAGCAATTCAAGGAAAATATGCTTTTGTACCGACTAGTAGCGAGGAATTTATCAGAAGTAAGTGGGAGGAAATAGAAAAAGAAGGGGATACGGATGGCGGTTGTTTTTGATGCTTGTGCCATTATTGCCTGGCTACGTGACGAACCTGGTGCAGACATGATTAGTGAGATTATTAAAAATGAAGATTGCTGCTATTTACATGCGATTAATGCTTATGAAGTATATCACGAGACTTTCTACGAGTTACAGGTAAAGAAGAAATTGCAAGTAATGCAATTGAGGATATTAAATCTGTAGTAGAGGTTATCGAAAATATGGAAACGCAACTATGGAAGACTGCTGCGGATGTAAAAATAAATATAAAAAAAATCTCTATTCCTGATTGCTTCGCAATTGCGTTAGCAAAACGCATAAATGCTCCTGTGGTAACGGCAGATCATAAAGAGTTTATTCCAGTAAAAGAGAAAAAAATATGTGAAGTTATTTTTTTTTTCGGGATCCTGGTGTGCACTTAAAAAAATAATTTAAGCAATAATAGTTTAAAAGTACTTCGCTCAGCTCAGCCAGCTGAGCGGTTTTATTTTTTCTTCCACGGGCATAATGTTTGAGGGGGAGGTGGGAACAAATGCGGGTAATCTATTTTCGCTGGCGTTCACTGGTGAGTGTACTGGCACTTCTGTTGATAGCCACTGGTATGGGGCTGTATCTAGGGGAGAAAAATAGGCAAGAGGAAATACTGGTTATGGCGCCATTACTGGCTGGAAAAATGATAATACTGGACCCAGGCCATGGCGGGTATGACCCCGGAGCCAAAGGGAAAAATGGCGGGGTTGAAAAGGAGATAACCCTGGCGGTGAGTCAGCGACTGGCACTGGCGCTGGCTCAGTCCGGGGCAGGAGTCCTGATGACCAGAAACGGTGATTATGACCTGGCCCCTGAGGATGTGGATTCTCTCAGCTTGAGAAAACAGCTGGATTTAAAGAAAAGGGTCGAAATTGCTGAATCCGCAAAAGCAGATCTGCTCCTCAGTATTCATGTTAATGCCTTTCCTTCAGAAAAATGGTATGGGGCCCAGACCTTCTATCAAGGGGGGGATGCCAGGAGCAAACAGCTGGCAGAAGCAATTCAGAGTGAACTGCAACGAATAACCGGTACCCGACGGGTGGCAAAAACTGCTGATATTTTCACCAACCGGGTGTCATCAATGCCATCAGTTACCGTGGAAATTGGCTTTATATCCAATCCGCAAGAGGAAAAACTAATGATGGACCCGGATTACCAGAATAAAGTAGCCTGGGCTATTTACTGTGGCATTTTGCAATATTATACTAAAATTAACCAGACTGAGGTACAGAGGTGAATAAAGTTGAACAATATTGTTTATGTTGGGCTCAGCCCTCATCCCCCTATTATCATTCCGGCCATAGGTAAGGAAGAGCTGACTAAAGTAGAGGCTACCGTAACAGGTATGAAAAAATGGGCTGATGAGGTGCGTAGGGCTGAACCGGATGCGATTGTACTCATTTCCCCCCATGGGACAGTTTTCAGTGATGCTATTACTATCCGCAAGGGGGAAAGAGTACAGGGAAATCTGGCGGATTTTGGTGCTCCGCAAGTCAAGGCAGACTGGCCGGTAGATTTGAATTTACTGGAGGCTATTGGCCTGATGGCATACCGGGAGCAGGTGAATGTCGTTTCTCTGGACCGGGAGGAAATGCAGCGGCTAGGTGCTAAATGGGAACTGGACCACGGTGCAATCGTTCCTCTGTGGTACTTGCAGGAAGCGGGGCTGGACTGCGCTCTGGTTTCAGTTAACATGGGTCTACTGGCGGTAGAGGAACTGTACGCCTTTGGGCTGGCGGTGCAACGGGCAGCAGGATTGCTGGGCCGCAGGGTTGCGGTAATTGCCAGTGGGGATTTATCCCATCGACTGACACCAGATGCTCCTTCTGGCTTTGCCCCTGAGGGCAAAGAATTTGACCGGCGCATTAAAGAGAATCTGGAGTTATTACAAATTGAGGAAATTCTGCGTTTGCCTGAAGAGCTGGTGGAAAAGGCAGGGGAGTGTGGCTTGCGGCCCTTAATTATGGCTTTGGGAGCGCTGGATGGCCTGGATGCTCAGTGTGAGATTTTCAGCTATGAAGGCCCCTTTGGAGTAGGATATCTAGTCTGTGGTTTTAAGCCTCAGGGACCCAATCCGGAGCGGGAACTGCAGGAAAAATTGATTGACCGCAGGGAAGAGGAAATTGCTGCCCGTCGGGCCCGGGAAAGCTATCCGGTAAAGCTGGCTCGCCGTTCTCTGGAATACTATCTGAGAAATGGAGAGATTCTGGACAAACCCAAAGATTTGCCTCCAGAACTGGAAAAGGCTGCTGGTGTGTTTGTTTCCATAAAGAAACATGGACAGCTGCGTGGCTGCATTGGCACAACCGAGCCTACCCAGCCTACTATTGCCGAGGAGATTATTCATAATGCCATTGCGGCAGGAACCAGGGACCCCCGGTTCTGGCCGGTAGAGGAAGAGGAATTGAGTCAATTGCTATATTCCGTAGATATTCTTAACCCGGCAGAACGGGTTAATTCCCTGGCCGATCTGGATCCCCGCCAGTATGGTGTGATAGTTCGCAAAGGCCGAAGTAGCGGCCTGCTTTTGCCTGATTTGCCAGGGGTGGACACAGTAGAAGAACAGCTGCGGATTGCCAAGCAAAAAGCAGGCATTAACCCGATGGATCAGGATGTAGAGATCTGGCGCTTTACTGTAACCCGCTACCTGTAGTGGAGGGATATAGTATGAAAGAGGCTCAGTACTGGCAGAGGGAAGGGGAAAAAATCCGCTGCCAGTTATGTCCTCATTACTGTCTTGTGGCAGATGGACAAAAAGGTAGATGCGGAGTGAGAGAGAACAGAGGAGGCAAGCTTTATGCCCTCAATTATGGACAAATTGGGGCCCTGGCCCTGGACCCTGTCGAGAAAAAACCCCTTTTTCGCTTTAAACCGGGTAGCATGATTTTGTCAGTAGGAACAACGGGCTGTAACCTGGATTGCGCCTTTTGCCAGAACTGGGAACTGGTAAGCGGCAGGGGAGGCAGGGAGGAAATCAGTCCGGAAGAACTGGTGGCCCTGGCAGAAAACTACCGGCCAGTCGGGAATATTGGTCTGGCTTATACCTATTCCGAGCCCTTGATGTGGTTTGAGTTTGTCCTGGCTACGGCCAAATTGGCCCGGGGGAAAGGATTGGCAAATGTGCTGGTCAGCAATGGCTATATCAATGAAGCTCCCTGGCGGGAGCTGTTGCCCTGGCTGGATGCAGCTAACATTGATATTAAAGGAGAGAAAGAGTTCTACCGTAAGCTGTGTAAAGCCCGCCCGGAACCGGTGTGGCGTGCAGTAGAACTGGCGGTAGAGGCGGGGGTTCATGTGGAAATAACCTGTCTTTTGGTTACTGATGAAAACGACAGCCCGGAGCAGATCGAGGCGCTGGCAAGAAGGCTGGCAGATCTATCTTCTAAAATCCCACTTCATCTATCCCGCTATTTTCCCCGGCGCAGTTTAACAGCACCACCCACTCCGTTGGAGAGAATGTATGAGGCGCAAGCTATCGCCTCGCGCTATTTAAAATATGTTTATTTAGGTAACTTGCCCTGAGCAGCAGGAAAGAGGGGCGGCAGTGTCGAAATAGCCAGTAGTTTGCCTGAAAGGACGGGAGAGACTTGCAAGCGGAGTTGATTAATCCTTTTATTATAGCTGCCAGAGAGGTTTTGCAACAGGAAATAGGCAGTGATGTACAGATAGGCCAGCTTAGTCTGGACAATCATCTCTTAACAAGCAGGGAAGTTAAGGTCAATATTGCCATGACCGGAGATGTAGAAGGCCTGATTTTTTATGGTCTGGACCAGCATCAGGCTTGCCAGCTGGCCAGCCTGATGCTGGGGGAGCCTATAGGTGAATTTAATGAAATAGTGTATAGTGCGGTGGCAGAAATGGGAAATGTGATTTCCGGCATAGCCACCCGGGAACTGGAAAGGGCAGGTTATACTACTGATATCAGTACCCCTGTCGTGCTGGTAGGAGAACAGGCCAAAATCAATTTGGTGGGCTTAACCTATCTGGTGGTGCAGCTAACTACTGCCGTTGGGCCCTTAACTTTGTTAGTAGCTTTGCGAGGAGTGAAAAATAATTGCTAAAGGATACCGGGGAAAGAATTTGTACATGGTTGCAGGAAAATCTTAGTACCTGGCAGGATTTAAGCCTGGCTATTCACCGCCATCCAGAACTGGGCTACCAGGAGTACTTTGCCTGTAAATTGTTAACTGAGGCATTGGCTGCTGGTGGCTTTACCGTACAAAAAGGCATAGGTGAGATGGAAACCGCCTTTTGGGCCGAATGCCAGGGCAAGGGGACCGGGCCAACCCTGGCTTTGCTGGCGGAATATGATGCTTTGCCGGAACTGGGCCATGCCTGTGGCCATAATATAATCGGGGTAGCAGCAGTAGCAGCAGGTCTTGCTCTGGCCCGCTTTCGGTCAGAGTGGTCGGGACGGATCGCAGTAATAGGTACACCGGCGGAAGAAACCGGGGGCGGAAAGGTGATTCTGGTACAGAAGGGTTATTTTCAGGCCGTGGATTTTGCTATGATGATTCATCCGGCTGACCATTTTTGTGCCCAGGTTACATCAACGGCGATGGATGCGATTGAGTATGTTTTTTACGGCAAACCAGCCCATGCTGCGGCCAGTCCCCAGGAAGGAATCAGTGCCCTGGAAGGGGTTATTCAACTATTCAATAATATTAATGCACTGCGTCCCTATTTACCCGATGGGGTAAGGATCAATGGCATTATCACAGAAGGGGGCATAGCTCCCAATATTGTTCCGGAACGGGCAGTGGCGCGGTTTTATATTCGAGCCAAACAGAGAAACTACCTCAATACCCTGGTGGAGAAGGTACATAACTGCGCCCGGGGAGCAGCCCTGGCTACTGGCTGCAAGGTGGAATGGCATAATTTTGAATTATCCTATGATGAGATGTGTACTAATCAGACCATGGCCCGTATTTTTGAGCAAAAGTTACGCTATCTGGGAGTGGAACAGATACGTTCAGGACGGGAAGGCATGGGTTCCCTGGATATGGGCAATGTCAGCCAGGTAGTACCGGCTATTCATCCCTATGTAGCCATAGGGTCACTGGGGCTAACAGCTCATACCCAGGAATTTGCTCAGGCGGCGGGTGGACCGGGGGGCTTAAATGGATTGCTGCTGGGCGCACAGGCAATGGCTTTAACAGCACTGGAAATCTTAAACAAGCCTGCCTTGCAAAAACAGATTCGTAGTGAGTTTGAAAACCGGGGTTCCTGCTCATAATAAAATTGACCAAGTTCCGAAAGGAGGCTGGTTAAATGGCACGCCGAAAGCGCAAGGACCCGGTTACCGAAGCGGCCCTCAAACAATTGAAGTTTGAAGTGGCTCAGGAGTTGGGAATTCCTCTGAATGAGGAGGATAACGGGGACCTGACTACCAGACAGGTAGGGAAAATCGGCGGTACCATGGTTAAACGGCTGATTGAACTTGGTCAGCGGGCGCTGGTGGCAGAATATGAGGCGCGGCAGCGGCGGTCGCAAATGCGGCTGGTTCATGCCCAGCGGCGGCCTCAACTGGCTGCACAGGCCCTGGGGGTGCAGCGGCTCCGGGCGGTTCGCTAGGGGTGCGCCCCCTTTTCTACTGCAGAGGAGGGAAAAGATGGCTACTATCCTTAATTTGCTCTGGCTGGTTTTTATGATTATGGCACTGGTGCCCATGTTCAATCAGCGGCGCCTGGAGTTGCAGCGTGTGCGTTTAATGCGGGAAATTGAGTTAAAAAGGGGTTCTCGTTTGATCACCCTTATTCATCGTCAGGAATCCATTAACCTGCTGGGCATACCGATTTCACGTTTTATCAATATTGAGGACTCAGAGCAAGTTTTGCGGGCGATCCGGCTTACACCCGAAGATATGCCCATAGACCTGGTTCTGCACACACCAGGGGGCTTAGTACTGGCCTCAGAGCAAATTGCTTCAGCTTTAAGCAGGCACAAAGCCAAAGTAACAGTATTTATACCCCATTATGCCATGTCAGGGGGGACGATGCTGGCATTATCGGCAGACGAAATCGTGATGGATGAAAATGCGGTCCTGGGCCCGGTGGATCCCCAGATCGGTCAGTACCCGGCTGCCTCTGTTATTAAGGTAGTAGAGGAAAAAGGGAAGGAACATTGTAAAGACGAGACCCTAATTCTGGCCGATATTGCCAGAAAGGCAATGAATCAGGTGGAGACCAAGCTCAAGGAAATTCTGGCCGATAAGTTTCAGCCTGAGCGGGCAGCGGAACTAGCGAAAATTTTCAGTGAAGGTCGCTGGACTCATGATTATCCTATTTCTTATGAACAGTTACGGGAACTGGGGTTACCAGTCTCCACGGCCATGCCCCGGGAAATTTATGAACTGATGGAGTACTATCCTCAACCGCCTCAGCGTCGTCCTTCTGTACAGTACATTCCCCTGCCATACTTTGAAGACACCCGTAAAACCAGGTAATTCGACATTCCAGCAAAAAACAATGGCCAGCCAGTACTAGCAAGGCTATAATTAACATAGACGGATAACCAGAAGGGCGGAGATAGCCATGAAAAGACGCTACTGGATGGTTTTAACTTTTTTGCTGGTTTACCTGGTCTGGCGGGTCTTGCAACCCCAGCTGATGCAGGCTATGGCCAGTGCCCATCTGCTGGGAAGGATAGTGATTTCTGCCCATACCCAGGGGGAGAAGCTGGTTGCTCTGACCTTTGATGATGGTCCTGATCCCCGTTTTACTCCGCAAATACTGGACATCCTTCAGCAATATCGCGTTCCTGCTACTTTTTTTGTCATTGGTCAGGCGGCACAGGATCACCGGGACCTGCTGGAACGGGAAATAGCTGAAGGACATGAGATAGCCAACCATACTTTTAGCCATCAGGATATGGTGGCGATGAATGAGCAACAAATTGCTCTGGAAATAGATATGACCAATTCTCTGCTGGAGCGTATCACCGGTAAAGTGCCGGACTACTTTCGGCCGCCCCGGGGACGGTTTGACTGGCGGCTGATCGAAGCCTGTGAGCTCAGAGGACTGAGGATTGTTCTCTGGACAGTGGGCATTGAAAATCACACGACCAGAACACCTGAGGCAATGGCAGACCGGGTAGTGGCTAAAGTTTATCCCGGGGCGATTATCCTGGGGCATGATGGCCGTCTGAACCGAATCAAAACGGTGCAGGCTTTGCCGCTCATTATCACCAGACTGCGGGCCCAGGGCTATCGCTTTGTTACTTTGAGTCAGTTGCTAGATACTGAGAAAGAGATAAGAAATGGGGAGGAGTTATGGCGTTAGCAGGTTTGATTATCGCTACTCTGGCTATATCGTCAGCCGGGCTCTGGGCTAAACTGGCAACGGCCCATGGCCTGGTTATCGCTTTTTATCGGGTCTTTTTTGCTGTAATACTTTATCTGCCGCTGATGGTAAGGCACTGGCGGGAGCATAACGGAGAGATAAAGCCAAAGTTTTGGTTTTGGCCGGTACTGGCCGGAATTTTTTTAGCCCTGCACTGGAGTACCTGGTTGCAATCATTTAAATATACCTCGGTGGCAATGGCTACGGTACTGGTGGCTACCCATCCGATTTTTGTTCTCCTGGGGAGTCGACTCTGGCTGGGGGAGAGATTACCGTCCGGGAGCTGGTCTGGCATCTTTTTGGCTATTCTGGCTACTGCCGGTTTGAGCTGGCAGCAGATGCAAGGAACTGGCGGGGATTTACGGGGGGAAATGCTGGCTTTGTTTTCAGCGGTTATGGTATCAGCTTATTTTTTGATCGGGAGGAAATGTCGCCAGTACCTGACAGCACTGAATTACAGCTTTTTAGTTTATAGTGCCTGTGCCCTGTTTCTGGCTCTGGCCATTCTCTTTTCCCCTTATTCCTTTACCGGCTATTCCGGGCAGGACTGGCTGGCGTTCCTGGCGCTGGCTCTTTTTCCTACCCTGCTAGGACATAGCCTTTTGATGTGGGCGCTAAAATTTTTGCCAGCAGGACTGATTTCCCTTACCGCCCTGAGTGAACCGGTGGGAGCTACTCTGTTAGCGGCTCTGTTTTTACATGAGGTTCCTTCCCTTGAACAGGGGATATGGCTGGGCTTGTTATTGCTGGGGATTGCCTGGACAGTTTTTGCCAGCAGGCAAAAGATGGTATAGCATTATTGCGGAAATGGCTCCGGCAATAACCGGAGTCTTTTTTTCTTGCATTATTATGCAGAAATGATGTATAATTATAACATGTTATACAGGGGGGATCGGTGTGATAAAAGTTGGTATTGTTGGTGCCACCGGTTATACTGGCGCAGAACTGATCAGAATCCTTCAGGGTCACCCGGAGGTAAAAATAGAGGTTTTAACCAGTCAAAGTTATGCAGGTCAGGAAATTGCCCAGGTGTTTCCTCAGCTTTCACCCTTAGAGCTACCGGTACTGATCGAGCAGGAACAGGACAAACTAACTGAGGTGGACGTGGCTTTTTTGGCCCTGCCCCATGGGGTTTCCATGCCCATTGCCGCCCGTTTGCTGTCAGCCGGGGTGAAGGTGATTGATTTAGGGGCAGACTTTCGCTTAAAAGATGCCGTGGCCTATCAAACCTGGTATGGGCTGGAACATTCATACCCGCAGTTGCTGGCTGAAGCAGTCTATGGCTTGCCGGAACTGAAACGGGAGCAGATAGCGGCTGCCCGGCTGGTGGCCAATCCCGGCTGTTATCCCACCAGCATTTTGCTGGCCCTGGCACCGGCACTGAAACATGGTCTGCTCCATCTCGATACCATAATCGCCGATAGCAAGTCCGGCGTATCCGGGGCTGGCCGGGGTGTGAGCCTGGGAGTGCACTTCAGTGAAGTTAACGAAAACTTTAAAGCCTATAATGTCGGGCAGCACCGGCATACGGCGGAAATCGAGCAGGAACTGGCGGTCCTGGCGGGAAAACCCCTGACCATCACTTTTACTCCCCATCTAGTACCCATGACACGGGGGATTTTGAGCACTGTCTATGCTAAGTTACGACAGAATCTGGAGGAAGAAGAGATCAGGGCTATCTACCGGGACTTTTACCGGGGAGAACCTTTTGTTAAGGTACTGGAGGCAGGTCAGTATCCCCAGACCAAGTGGTGTGCGGGAAGCAATCGGGCCTTTATTGGTTTGAAAAAAGATGCCCGCACCGGTCGTTTAATTCTGGTCTCTGCCATTGACAATCTGGTCAAAGGGGCCAGCGGGCAGGCAGTGCAAAATATGAATATCCTGTTTGGTTTGCCGGAAACCATGGGCTTAGAAGAAACAGGGTTGTGGCCATAGAAAGGGGAAAGGAAAATGCGGGATTGTCCAGGAGGAGTATGCGCGCCCCGGGGCTATCAGGCGGCCGGGGTAGCGGCAGGGATAAAAAAGCGGGATAGTGACAAAAAAGATGTGGCAGTGATCATCAGTCAGGCCCCGGCTATAGTAGCCGGGGTGTTCACCACCAATAAAGTGCAGGCGGCACCTGTCCTGTGGTCAAAGGAAGTGGTTAACCGTGGCCAGGCGCGGGCCATTGTGGCCAACAGCGGTAATGCCAATGCCTGTACCGGGGAACAGGGCCTGGCGGATGCTAGAGCGATGGCAACTCAGGTAGCGGCTCTGAGTGGTGGGGAAATAACTGCTGAAGAGGTGATTGTAGCCTCTACTGGAGTAATCGGGGTGCCTTTACCCATGGATGTAGTTGAAAGCGGGATTGCCCGGGCCTGGGCTCAACTCAACCCGGAGGGCAGTGGTGACGCTGCTGCAGCTATTATGACCACTGATACCTTTGCCAAGGAAACGGCAGTGGAAATAGAAATTGCCGGTCAACCGGTGCGTGTAGGGGGGATTGCCAAAGGGTCGGGGATGATTCATCCCAATATGGCAACCATGCTGGCCTTTATCACCACTGATGCCCGGGTGGATGGGGCAGCCTGGCAAGCTTTGCTCAAGGAAGCGGTGGACCAGACCTTCAATATGGTTACCGTCGATGGCGATACCAGTACCAATGACATGGTAGTTGCCCTGGCCAATGGCCTGGCCGGGCCTGAGTCGGCCCTGGCCCCGGGGCAGCCGGGCTGGGAAGAGCTGACTCTGGCAGTAACGGAAGTTTGTCGCCGCCTGGCCATCGCTATTGCCCGCGATGGGGAAGGGGCTACCAGATTGCTGACTGTTGAGGTAACAGGGGCAATTTCCCTGGCGGCAGCCCGGCTGGCGGCCAGAACGATTGCCGGTTCCAGTCTGGTGAAAAGCGCTATCTTCGGCGCTGATGCCAACTGGGGACGGATTATGGCCGCTCTGGGTTATTCCGGTGCGGAATTTGACCCCCAGGCAGTTTCCATTAGTTTCCGGGCCGGGGAAAAGAGTTTACTGGTATTCCAGGAAGGTGCACCGGTGCCTTTTGCGGAAGAGGAAGCCCGGGCTCTGCTGGCAGAAAAAGAAGTGACCATCGCAGTAGATCTGGCGCAGGGGAGAGAAAGGGCCACCGCCTGGGGCTGTGACTTAACCTATGATTATGTCAGGATCAATGCTGATTATCGGACCTAAGGGGGGAGCGGGATGTTCAATATTATCGATAAAGCAGCTGTGCTGGTGGAAGCCTTGCCTTATATCCAGAAGTTCCATGGCAAAATCCTGGTTATCAAATACGGAGGCCATGCCATGGTTAACCAGGAGCTGAAAGAGGCGCTGATCAAGGATATTATTTTGATGAAACTGGTGGGCATGCATCCCGTCCTGGTTCACGGGGGCGGACCGGATATAACCACCATGTTGCAAAGGCTGGGAGTTGAATCCCGGTTTGTGGGAGGGCAACGGGTTACTGATGATCAGACCATGGAAGTAGTGGAAATGGTGCTGGGTGGCAAGCTGAACAAGGAACTGGTGGCCCTGATCAATAAAAACGGGGGCAAAGCTGTGGGCCTAACGGGCCAGGATGCTAACCTGTTGCGGGCTGTACCCAGAAAAGGGCCTCAGGGCGAAGATCTGGGCCGGGTGGGAGAAGTGGTCCAGGTGCAGCCAGAACTGGTGCTGAATTTGATCAGCCAGGGCTATATTCCGGTAATCGCCCCTATTGCTGTGGATAGTGATGGCAAAAGCTATAACGTCAATGCCGACTATGTGGCCGGGCAGCTGGCCGGGGCCCTGCGGGCAGATAAGTTTATTTTGCTCACCGATGTGCCCGGCATATTGCGGAATGTCAATGACCGTTCCAGTTTGCTGTCAGAAGTAACCCTGAGCCAGGTGGAGGAACTGCAAGCAGAAGGGATTATCAAGGGTGGCATGCTGCCCAAGGTGGAATGCTGCGCCGCTGCCATCCGGGCCGGAGTGGAACGGGCCCATATTATCGATGGACGTATCCCGCACGGCATATTACTGGAAATCTTCACAGATGGAGGAATCGGCACGATGGTGTCGGCTTGAGGGGGGAGAGAGATGAACAAAACCGACGAGCTGATAGCTTTAGGCAAACAATATGTGATGAACACCTATGGAAGGCTCAATCTGGTACTGGCCCAGGGGCAGGGAGCCAGGGTTTGGGATCTAGAGGGCAAGGAATACCTGGACTTTCTAGCGGGAATTGCCGTTAATGCCCTGGGGCACAGTCACCCGGCAGTAGTGGAGGCCCTCAAGAAACAGGCAGAAAAGCTGATCCACTGCTCCAATCTTTACTGGATTGAGCCCCAGATTCGGCTGGCCCAGCTCCTGGTGGAAAACTCCTGCGGGGATAAGGTCTTTTTCTGCAATTCCGGGGCCGAAGCCAATGAAGGGGCGATCAAGCTGGCCCGTAAATATGCCAAACTGCATTATGGGCCGGAAAAATATGAAATCATCACAGCTATTAATTCTTTCCACGGCCGGACCCTGGCGGCGATAACAGCCACCGGCCAGCCCAAATACCAGAAGGGTTTTGAGCCGCTAGTGCCTGGTTTCAAGCATGTTCCTTATAATGACCTGCAGGCACTGGCAGAGGCTATTGGCCCGCAAACCTGTGCCATCATGCTGGAGCCCATTCAAGGGGAAGGAGGCGTAGTAACTCCTGATCCCGCTTATTTGTCCGGGGTAGCGCAACTTTGCCGGGAACATGGTCTGCTGCTGATTCTGGATGAGGTACAAACCGGCATTGGACGCACCGGTAAACTTTTTGCCTATGAGCATTTCGGCATCGAGCCAGATATCTTTACATTGGCCAAAGGTCTGGGGGGCGGGGTGCCCATCGGGGCCATTGTGGCCAAAGAAGAAGTGGCAGCGGCTTTTCAGCCCGGGGATCATGCTTCTACCTTTGGCGGCAACCCCCTGGTCTGCGCTGCGGCCTTGGCGACCTTGAACATCATCCTGGAGGAAGGTTTTTTGGCCCAGGTTCAGGTCAAAGGAGAGTATCTGCGCTCCTTGCTGGCTGAGATGGGCCCGGTACGGGGCAAAGGGCTGATGCTGGGTCTGGAGTTGCCGGGACCGGGGGCGGAAGTAGTGGCCCGATGCCAGGAACGGGGGCTGTTGATAAACTGTACTGCCGGGAATGTGCTCCGGTTTGTACCGCCGTTGATTGTCAACGAAGCGGAAATACAGGAAGCTGTCCGCATTTTGAGGGATTGTATGAAGTAAATAAGCTATACCCCCAGGCCAGATTACTGATGTTGGCCTGCTTTTTTTCTGTAGCCCGAACCAGTCCGGAGGCGGCACCGGCTTGCAGTAAATATTCGGCAAGGGATTGGGCAAAGGGAGCAAACTCCTGATCGCCAAACTGTTTCTGGGGAAAGGAATTTAATAATTCAACATAGAATATATTTTTTTCAAAATGGACTAGTGGTCTAATCACAAGGCCAAAGTCTTTAGGGGGAGGGTAAATGAAGTACAGGGTAGATTTAAACAGTGATCTGGGAGAAAGTTTTGGTGTGTATAAACTGGGTATGGATAAGGAGTTGCTGGAAATCATTACTTCTGCCAACATAGCCTGCGGTATGCACGCCGGAGATCCCCGGGTTATGTCCGCTACTGTAAAAATGGCTGTCCAGAACGGGACTGCTATTGGAGCGCATCCCGGATATCCTGATTTACAGGGGTTTGGCAGGCGCAACCTTGCCATGAGTCCGGAGGAAGTGAAAGACTATGTTATTTATCAGATAGGGGCTCTGGAAGCTTTTGCCCGGACTATGGGTACGACCCTGCAGCATGTTAAGGTCCATGGCGCTTTGT from Carboxydocella sporoproducens DSM 16521 harbors:
- the argC gene encoding N-acetyl-gamma-glutamyl-phosphate reductase, which gives rise to MIKVGIVGATGYTGAELIRILQGHPEVKIEVLTSQSYAGQEIAQVFPQLSPLELPVLIEQEQDKLTEVDVAFLALPHGVSMPIAARLLSAGVKVIDLGADFRLKDAVAYQTWYGLEHSYPQLLAEAVYGLPELKREQIAAARLVANPGCYPTSILLALAPALKHGLLHLDTIIADSKSGVSGAGRGVSLGVHFSEVNENFKAYNVGQHRHTAEIEQELAVLAGKPLTITFTPHLVPMTRGILSTVYAKLRQNLEEEEIRAIYRDFYRGEPFVKVLEAGQYPQTKWCAGSNRAFIGLKKDARTGRLILVSAIDNLVKGASGQAVQNMNILFGLPETMGLEETGLWP
- a CDS encoding polysaccharide deacetylase family protein produces the protein MKRRYWMVLTFLLVYLVWRVLQPQLMQAMASAHLLGRIVISAHTQGEKLVALTFDDGPDPRFTPQILDILQQYRVPATFFVIGQAAQDHRDLLEREIAEGHEIANHTFSHQDMVAMNEQQIALEIDMTNSLLERITGKVPDYFRPPRGRFDWRLIEACELRGLRIVLWTVGIENHTTRTPEAMADRVVAKVYPGAIILGHDGRLNRIKTVQALPLIITRLRAQGYRFVTLSQLLDTEKEIRNGEELWR
- a CDS encoding DMT family transporter, yielding MALAGLIIATLAISSAGLWAKLATAHGLVIAFYRVFFAVILYLPLMVRHWREHNGEIKPKFWFWPVLAGIFLALHWSTWLQSFKYTSVAMATVLVATHPIFVLLGSRLWLGERLPSGSWSGIFLAILATAGLSWQQMQGTGGDLRGEMLALFSAVMVSAYFLIGRKCRQYLTALNYSFLVYSACALFLALAILFSPYSFTGYSGQDWLAFLALALFPTLLGHSLLMWALKFLPAGLISLTALSEPVGATLLAALFLHEVPSLEQGIWLGLLLLGIAWTVFASRQKMV
- the argJ gene encoding bifunctional glutamate N-acetyltransferase/amino-acid acetyltransferase ArgJ; translation: MRDCPGGVCAPRGYQAAGVAAGIKKRDSDKKDVAVIISQAPAIVAGVFTTNKVQAAPVLWSKEVVNRGQARAIVANSGNANACTGEQGLADARAMATQVAALSGGEITAEEVIVASTGVIGVPLPMDVVESGIARAWAQLNPEGSGDAAAAIMTTDTFAKETAVEIEIAGQPVRVGGIAKGSGMIHPNMATMLAFITTDARVDGAAWQALLKEAVDQTFNMVTVDGDTSTNDMVVALANGLAGPESALAPGQPGWEELTLAVTEVCRRLAIAIARDGEGATRLLTVEVTGAISLAAARLAARTIAGSSLVKSAIFGADANWGRIMAALGYSGAEFDPQAVSISFRAGEKSLLVFQEGAPVPFAEEEARALLAEKEVTIAVDLAQGRERATAWGCDLTYDYVRINADYRT
- a CDS encoding SDH family Clp fold serine proteinase → MATILNLLWLVFMIMALVPMFNQRRLELQRVRLMREIELKRGSRLITLIHRQESINLLGIPISRFINIEDSEQVLRAIRLTPEDMPIDLVLHTPGGLVLASEQIASALSRHKAKVTVFIPHYAMSGGTMLALSADEIVMDENAVLGPVDPQIGQYPAASVIKVVEEKGKEHCKDETLILADIARKAMNQVETKLKEILADKFQPERAAELAKIFSEGRWTHDYPISYEQLRELGLPVSTAMPREIYELMEYYPQPPQRRPSVQYIPLPYFEDTRKTR
- the argB gene encoding acetylglutamate kinase, which gives rise to MFNIIDKAAVLVEALPYIQKFHGKILVIKYGGHAMVNQELKEALIKDIILMKLVGMHPVLVHGGGPDITTMLQRLGVESRFVGGQRVTDDQTMEVVEMVLGGKLNKELVALINKNGGKAVGLTGQDANLLRAVPRKGPQGEDLGRVGEVVQVQPELVLNLISQGYIPVIAPIAVDSDGKSYNVNADYVAGQLAGALRADKFILLTDVPGILRNVNDRSSLLSEVTLSQVEELQAEGIIKGGMLPKVECCAAAIRAGVERAHIIDGRIPHGILLEIFTDGGIGTMVSA